A stretch of Procambarus clarkii isolate CNS0578487 chromosome 20, FALCON_Pclarkii_2.0, whole genome shotgun sequence DNA encodes these proteins:
- the LOC138366764 gene encoding probable inactive protein kinase DDB_G0270444 gives MNSVEQESHRRTFFKNRSTDDHTSRRGLQKRIFQEAVKEEKESSSLCLNIKREPIRDIKRIKAEILNESQEDILNESQEDILNESQEDILNESQEDILNESQEDILNESQAEILNESQEDILDESQAEILNESQEDILDESQAEILNESQEDILDESQAEILNESQEDILDESQAEILNESQEDILDESQAEILNESQEDILDESQAEILNELKQKY, from the exons ATGAACAGCGTAGAACAAGAGTCACACAGAAGAACATTCTTCAAGAACAGGTCAACAGATGATCATACTTCAAGAAGAGGTTTACAGAAGAGAATATTTCAAGAAGCGgtgaaggaagagaaggagagctC ATCTCTGTGTTTGAATATTAAAAGAGAGCCAATCAGAGATATTAAACGAATTAAAGCAGAAATATTAAACGAGAGCCAAGAAGATATATTAAACGAGAGCCAAGAAGATATATTAAACGAGAGCCAAGAAGATATATTAAACGAGAGCCAAGAAGATATATTAAACGAGAGCCAAGAAGATATATTAAACGAAAGCCAAGCAGAGATATTAAACGAGAGCCAagaagatatattagacgagagcCAAGCAGAGATATTAAACGAGAGCCAagaagatatattagacgagagtCAAGCAGAGATATTAAACGAGAGCCAagaagatatattagacgagagcCAAGCAGAGATATTAAACGAGAGCCAagaagatatattagacgagagtCAAGCAGAGATATTAAACGAGAGCCAagaagatatattagacgagagcCAAGCAGAGATATTAAACGAGAGCCAagaagatatattagacgagagtCAAGCAGAGATATTAAACGAATTAAAGCAGAAATATTAA